The proteins below are encoded in one region of Segatella copri:
- a CDS encoding helix-turn-helix domain-containing protein produces MSNEVMTRNSEWMNHIVNHLNRMVDNFERAVMNYRPMLGGERFMTDKELCARLQLSRRTLQDYRNNGVIPYIQLGGKILYRESDIQKILMANYREAYRMKGL; encoded by the coding sequence ATGAGCAATGAAGTAATGACAAGAAACAGCGAGTGGATGAACCACATCGTGAACCACCTCAACCGAATGGTTGACAATTTTGAACGTGCCGTGATGAACTACCGCCCCATGCTTGGCGGTGAGCGCTTCATGACGGACAAGGAGCTTTGTGCCAGGCTGCAACTGAGCCGAAGAACCCTGCAGGACTACCGAAACAACGGTGTCATCCCGTATATCCAGCTTGGCGGAAAGATACTCTACCGCGAGTCCGACATTCAGAAGATTCTGATGGCTAACTATCGTGAGGCGTACAGAATGAAGGGCTTGTAG
- a CDS encoding helix-turn-helix domain-containing protein produces the protein MGFIVFEEEAFNYLDAQLENFVKRMDRIRERSEDKTMNKWLDTQDVCQTLNICPRTVQTLRDNGTLAYTQISHKTYYKPEDVMAIVAVVEDKKKDMRFRKRTG, from the coding sequence GAGGAAGAGGCATTCAACTATCTTGATGCCCAGTTGGAGAACTTCGTGAAGCGCATGGACAGAATCCGTGAGCGCAGTGAGGACAAGACCATGAACAAGTGGCTCGACACGCAGGACGTGTGTCAGACGCTCAACATCTGCCCACGGACAGTGCAGACGCTTCGGGACAACGGAACTTTGGCTTATACGCAAATCAGCCACAAGACCTACTACAAGCCGGAGGACGTGATGGCTATCGTAGCAGTAGTGGAGGACAAGAAAAAGGACATGCGCTTTCGCAAGCGCACAGGTTAG